The window AACATGCAAATGATTTCCAAGAAACACAGCAGATCATTCCCCAGACTAAAAAGAGTTAATGCATGCTCATTTTAAATTACAAGTGTATAGAAAACGCAAGCAGTCTGCTATTCTACAAAAATATTACTGAATTCTTATCTCGCCCTATTCAGGATGCCTAAATACCCTTTAGCATGAAATGTCATGACAATGCATTCTGTTAGAAGACAGATAACTATCCAGAACCATATTTTTTAAACCTAGCCCTGACACTtctgcaaataaaaacaaatcacagcTCACATTGTTTTCCAGCCCCTCAATGACTTctatgccattgtggctgaggtaCAGCTCCCGAAGGTTCACCAGATTCTGCAGCCCTTCAATCTTGGTCAATCGATTGCTCTGGAGTGGTCATAAAATGGGTTTAAAGTATTAGAACCATAATGCATAGGTAAGAATTTTACAGGCCTCACTACCCAACagtctacggagtcagacccaaTGCCCAGAGTCTTTGGGTTGCTTCACATACAATATTTTCAGCTATGGGATGACTTCTGGAATGAACCCTGTTGGCACACTCATGTGAAATAgattagtgcagggtttcttaaccttgggcccccagacgtttttggactacaactcccatcatctctaacactctctatctagggttacctttgaggatgattgggaagctacaacgggtccagaatgcagtggctcgcctcctcatgggtgccaggaaatatgacagggtaacacctctcctgcagtcattacattggttgcctatttgcttctgagttcaatttaaggtcctggttctgaccttcaaagccttgcggggcttggcgcctgtctacctacagaccctcctctcccatccagttacatcttgTCCGGTTAGATACACTCAGATGGACCtcttgtcagtccctgatttctgagaggttcggggctcttgGACCGgcaaaagggcctttttggttgctgccccacttcttcggaactctcttcccttccagatgcatttagccccttccttactgatcttcaaatctctattgaagacttttcttttttgccaggcttttgccctgtagttcacttatttgttttttgttactttagtttttaatttagaaggtaatttttaatgttgccttgtttgcatgtttttgtgcaccttccggagtctttggagtgggcagtatattaaatgtttctaataaaataaataaataatccgcagccacaaaggccatatctggggatgatgggagttgtagttcaacaacatctgggggcccaaggttaagaaaccctggattagTGGATAGGGGGACTTCTATGCAGCTTGCTCACAGATGATCCAGGCAAATCACAGTCAGATTCCTGAATAGCTGCACTTTACAAGATCATACTGAAGCTACATGGAGAATACTTTTGTGGGACACATTAACAGGATAATCACTCTACGATTTATCCCAAGCTGCAAAATATTCTGAGAACATGTAAACACCCCCTTGGCCATGCATATTGCAGCTCAGATTTGACATAAATATTACATAGATACAATTCCACACTACACCCATGTCTTTCCAAAACAGCATGAAAGGTTGTGGTAAGTTAAATTTTTATAGGTTTTCCTGATCAGTTTCATGGAAGACTGGGCAAGGATTTCCTACAGAGCAAAGGGGTATGCGGTAATTATTTCACCTTTAGTTGCTACTTAAGTGCTGGTTGATGCAAAAGCTGCAAGATTTGTGCACCTTATGGAGAATTACATATAGCTTAAAGTGATGTTATTCTCTAAAATTACTGTGAATATTCTGTAGAAAGGGGATGCTTActcaggtgcagaagagggcaaccaagatgatcaggggcctagagcacctttcttatgaggcaaggctacaacacctgggactttttagtttagaaaaaaagaggactacagggagacatgatagaggtctataaagtcatgcatgctGTAGAAAAAGTTGAtaagagagaaatctttctccttttcacataacactagaaccaggggtaattccatgaaattgattgtgaagaagtttaggaccaatgaaaggaaatgtaggaccaaaaGATTTAGGACCCTtctcaacaacctggatggctttaagagaagtttggataacttcatggaggaggagaggtttatcaatggctactagtctgagggctatagaccacctccagcctcagaggcaggatgcctctgaataccagttacagtggagtaacagcaggagagagggcatgccctcagcgcctgcctttgggcttcccaacagcacctggtgggccactgtgtgaaacaggatgctggactagatgggccctgggcctgatccagcagggctgttcttatgttcttattaagcaAACTGTTGGAATAGCTCCTCTCTTACTGCAAAAAGAAAGTGCACACCATATAACTGCTGTacaaagggtgggggaagaagaggtttctcccagccctatctggcaatgccagggattgaacctgggaccttctgtatgtaaaacagatgctctaccactgatctatggccccagcCCCTAAAGGTCTATATGCAGTTACAAAGATCTATATGCTTTGTAGCACTCACTGTTTAAGAGGGGAAAGTACAGAATAAACTGAATAGGAAGCCCAGGGCTAGTACCTGTATGCTAAGCACTGTTAAGTTTGTCAGTGCATCCAGGTTCTGCAACTTGGTGATTTTGTTCTTTCCCAGAAACAAGCTGTCCAGGTTAGTCAAGGTATCAATATTCTGAATTGCCTGTAAAATTAGCAGAGCAAACTGTATTAATTTCTACTTTGCACTGTTCAAACAAAGCATACAGTAAAACACTTTGAAGAATAGCAACTTTAACATTTTCAGGTCCATTCTTGCTATTCTAACTCAGCACAAGATTTAGTAAATAAGTTCCCCAAGAAGGCAAAACCATTAGGGCAGCTCGTTCAGAATAAGTGGCATGCTGAATCCCATTAACAGAATGTCCCTTGTTAATAATTAACACTCAGGGAATCCATGTGAAGCTGGAACAATGAGATAATACTCCTTGGCAGAACACTTAATGCAAGGATCTGGGGTGGTCAGCACTGTCATTAAAACAACAAAGATTAGGTATCCAAGGTTTAAGAGGAATTCTCCAAAAGAAGGTAAACTACATAAAGGGACAGAAAGACAGAGGCTGCCTGTGGGCTGTCCTGTAATGGCATTAATGAACTGAATTGTTTTAATTACTCCAGGTGTTCAATACTGATGCAAAAACAACTCTGCTCTGGAGTTTCTAAGAGTCATCTTATATATAAGTTCCACTTAGATCTTCCTTCTTCAGTCTTGGCTCCTAGGAACCTAGTTCCACCCAGAGTATTCTTGTTGCTTATCAATGTACCCTACTTTCATTaccttgccttttttttttttttggccagaaaTCACTGTTTCTAGAAGTACTGTGTAATGCTGTGAAGTCGGCAGCATGGTTTTCTTCCACCTTCAAATCAGCACAGTGTGAAGTTACACAGCTCATTTCCTCCAGGGCCCTCCTTATGTAATCCTCCTCAGCAATGGAAAACCACTTGCTAGCcacaatcaacaccatggtgcatTTCCTTCTTCCATTTCCCCCTTCACAGTCTGGGAAAGGTAAGTTTTTTGTGAGCTGTCCTAAGCAGTAGTGCATTGGAGGGACAGggagggtataaatatttcacatAAAATAGCATAACTTTTTCTGCAGAAATGAGGGAGGTATCTCAGGACTTTGGAAGCCACCTTTGAAAGATCTGTTACTATAAGGAAACTTCACTCTCGGACTACAGCACACACAGAAGACTGAGGGAATTGCATGTGGTCCCTGATGTGTCCCCACAGAGCCTCCTAATATGCACTGTTTGTTAGGATATCCAGTGATTGTAACCTAAACATTAGTATCCCTCTGCCTCCTTTTTGATGACTGGTTTATCAGTAGTACTTAGGAAGGCTCCTTACTTCCAGCAGAGAGAAGGCAATACCTACCCTGATTCGATTAGATCCCAACTCTAACATTTGTAATTGCTGTAGGTTGCTTATGTTCTCAATTTTGCTGATTTTATTGTTGACCAGGAAGAGCTTCTTTAACTGAGTGAGCTGATCTAGCCCCTCAATGTGCCGTAAAATGTTAAACGAAATATCCAGGATCCTAACAGGAAACAAATGAAATGCCTCAAAATTAAGCAAAACTATTTTTAAACATCCATCATATTTGCACCCCACTccttctccaagaagctcagggtgcTACGGAGGGGTGATTTCCCATTATGTCTGCACAACAACTCTGCAAGGTAGGTTGCACTGAAATAGTGAGTATGATCACTCGGGATGGGGTGGAgtctgaacctgggtctccctggccctCTGACATCTCAGGAAGCATTCAAAAGGTGGAATCACTATCTTGCCAAATACCAAATATATAATAAAGTGCACAGGGAGCCTCTGCTTTAGGGCGTTTATCATAACAAGCATAGCACAGCACAACCCAGCATGATCCTACAGAAAAAGCACGTCTCCTATAACTAAGAGGCATCAATCAATGGCATGCTTCCACTAAGAGTAGAGCCTTTATGCCAAAGGGACTTTAAGGACTCTACCAGAGAAAATGGTTCATGAGAAACTAGAAAAAATAGCAGTGAAGCCATGTGATAACCATTGCTCCAGAGAGTCTGAACATGTGTGTTTAGTATGGGAGTTTCCATGTATAGGCAGCACAGAAAGCACTGTGGTGCAGCTCACCAATGCCTCTTGGGCAGTATTTTGGGACAGTGAATGGCCCTATAGAGATGCATGAAGCAATGCATGAAAACCCAGCAGATGCAGGAAGTCAAGGAGATCTGTGTATATCTTGGTTGGGGTGGGGCTTCTGCAGATGGAGTGATAGGCCATCATGACTCCACGGATGGGAACAGGGGTGCAcgacttttaaaatggagttcaACTACACACATCTGGACACCTTTTCCCAAGAAAGGGCATAATAAGTATCCAAACCAAGTTGATTCCAACTAAAAATAAATTTATCAGTGCCTCCCTCCTTGTAAGGCCGCCTCTTGTTTGGACAGGTATGAAAAtggtttgtattattattattattattattacatttatatcccgctcttcctccaaggagcccagagcggtgtactacatacttcagtttctctttcataacaaccctgtgaagtaggttaggctgagagagaagtggctggctcagagtcacccagctagtatcatggcttgaatggggatttgaactcgggtctccccggtcctagtccagcactctaaccacaccaccatgctggctctcatgcttgctaccaccagaccagcttgcTCTCTTCGCCACCATCACCGTCATAGAGTAGTGGCTGCTCTTCATTCtgtaagcagcgagatggccaaatttgcagatgataccaaactcttttgggtagtgaaatccaaaacagattgtgaggagctccaaaaggatctctccaaactgggtgagtgggcaacaaagtgacaaatgcggttcaatgttggcaagtgtaacatgacgcacactgggacaaaaaaccccaacttcaagtatacactgatgggatctgagctgtcggtgactgactatgagagggatcttggggtcgtggtggtgggccactgtatgaagcaggatgctggactgggtgagccttgggcatgatccagcagggctgttcttatgtatagtTAGTACAATGTCCAAATTGAGAAAATATGGTTTGAAGTGgtgtgcaaaccatggtttgctcaAGTTGTGATTTGGCAAGAAGTCATTGTTCCAATAAACCATAGTTACAGTTGTTACTCAACCTCCACAGGATATTGCTCCTAGAGAAGACTGAAGTGTTGAGCAGATAGAAAATGAAAGCAGACAAGCCTAGTTTGCCTGAATGCTTGGGGGATAAGCCATGGTTAGTAGAAATCATAGTATGGCATGATGCCAGAACTGAGCCAGTATCTTGCATGTGGCAACCACAAAAATCAAGTAAGGAGAGTTTTGTAACCTCAGATTGAATAAATCTAGTTGTTACAATAATGCTAGCCATTCTGAGGAGAGATGGGAGTCAATTCTTGGCAACCACTTCAAAGGAAAACTGGACATATTCCCTTCGAAAGCTCAAACTGCTTTTTCGCTTTCTGTCCAGTTACTCACTCAAGACCTGTCAGGACCTCCAAGTTCTCAATCTTCCGAATCTGATTGTCATAGAGGTCCAGCTCTTTGAGACTCTGCAATTGTTCCAGGTTCTCAATGCACTTAATCAAGTTCTGACGGAGACAAAGAGTCTAATGGGAGGAGAGAATATAAGACAAAGATGTGGGTGTCCCACTTCTAGAAAGTACTTACCATGACACATAACACAGCTTTGAAAATAAGCTCTCTGGGGATATCTAGTACCCCTTCAACTACTAGCACTCCTTCTGAGCCAAATGACTCCTCCCTGTCTGCCACACCATTGTGGACACCTTCCCCCCACTAGAAGAAAGCGCTGATGCCAGAGTGCCCTAATGGGACACAGCAACACAGTGCTGTCATTGCTAGCCTGGGCAGTCTCTGGATTGGGAAAGAGGCAAGCTTCAGCTACAGCACACCACTACATTTCTCATTTTCACTTGGAAAGTCACAGGGCCAAAATATACCACATGAAAGAGCTGTAATGCCCTTTTCCAGCTTGAAAGCAGCCATGTGACCGCATTAGCTCAGGGCAATGGCACTGGGGGAAAGGGAGCGTTTAGCCCTCTGTCCCACCATGTTCCTAAACAAAATTACCCTTCACCATTGCTAATAGCTTTGCCTGGGGAGAAAAGACAAATAATGCAGATGACTGCCTTATTTCTCCTGtagggctaatagcagcttcgGGGGTGATTTTGATTGGGAAAATGGtgctgggtggggaggaggttAAATACCCTTCCCTATAGCACTACTTCCCCATGTtaatttccctccctcctgctgcatttttaaaaccttaaaagaaAAGACACCAGGACAACCAGTGACACATCTGCATGATATTTAGTTTGGTCTACAGAGGAATGTGCTTACCTTCTGGATGTTGTCTTCTCTTCTACTGCAAATGCAGCAGTTACAGTACTAGGTTGCATGTCCCTAGCTAAAGAAATGTCgcctattgctattgctgctctCACTCTCTTATCACATGGCAGTGGTAGAGTTATTCCTGCTTACCAACCAAAGGACCTAATTACAAGGCTGACTTTTCATTAAGCACCTCACCTTCACTTTCTTGAGTACCTCAAACCCCTCAATCTTGCCAATTCGAAAATGA of the Hemicordylus capensis ecotype Gifberg chromosome 3, rHemCap1.1.pri, whole genome shotgun sequence genome contains:
- the PPP1R7 gene encoding protein phosphatase 1 regulatory subunit 7 isoform X2, with the translated sequence MATTTAAAVETESGEGAQEMMEVDRRIESEESGDDEGKKHAVCIVTDLSQQSLREEQNGENSTAEAETPVDMETISLDPEAEDVDLNHFRIGKIEGFEVLKKVKTLCLRQNLIKCIENLEQLQSLKELDLYDNQIRKIENLEVLTGLEILDISFNILRHIEGLDQLTQLKKLFLVNNKISKIENISNLQQLQMLELGSNRIRAIQNIDTLTNLDSLFLGKNKITKLQNLDALTNLTVLSIQSNRLTKIEGLQNLVNLRELYLSHNGIEVIEGLENNNKLTMLDIAANRIKKIENITHLTELQEFWMNDNLIESWSDLDELKAAKNLETVYLERNPLQKDPQYRRKIMLALPSVRQIDATFVRF
- the PPP1R7 gene encoding protein phosphatase 1 regulatory subunit 7 isoform X3, with amino-acid sequence METISLDPEAEDVDLNHFRIGKIEGFEVLKKVKTLCLRQNLIKCIENLEQLQSLKELDLYDNQIRKIENLEVLTGLEILDISFNILRHIEGLDQLTQLKKLFLVNNKISKIENISNLQQLQMLELGSNRIRAIQNIDTLTNLDSLFLGKNKITKLQNLDALTNLTVLSIQSNRLTKIEGLQNLVNLRELYLSHNGIEVIEGLENNNKLTMLDIAANRIKKIENITHLTELQEFWMNDNLIESWSDLDELKAAKNLETVYLERNPLQKDPQYRRKIMLALPSVRQIDATFVRF